A stretch of the Zeugodacus cucurbitae isolate PBARC_wt_2022May chromosome 6, idZeuCucr1.2, whole genome shotgun sequence genome encodes the following:
- the LOC105212107 gene encoding crossover junction endonuclease EME1, which produces MDTKADKLQKKAIRDQQKRMKPGECDKYVRLVLDSDILASNVPGLGNDLTNEMEKLQIKYTVRNLPSKLCVIWERQSGQRELLPTECLDSPLSAQWETENQVIQFFTTHELKNKPATEIAKSLEQHYPNKQPTVALLAERSKNDSHTINSVLIDLQVLHQVATMQVPPVASEIAAMLRRFTKAIAEAPFKQQRAESLGSFKKFLANDKKQCVRVVGTNGLGRLWQQHLNRLPLVTLEVAETIIAQYPCPKRLMDAYERDADEEKKVMADLKINRGAPQPLQADRRIGHVLSGKLHMLYNSRDPNAII; this is translated from the coding sequence atggacACAAAAGCGGATAAACTACAAAAGAAAGCAATTCGCGATCAGCAGAAGCGTATGAAACCGGGTGAATGCGACAAATATGTACGCTTAGTTTTGGATAGCGATATACTAGCATCTAACGTACCGGGACTTGGTAACGATCtaacaaatgaaatggaaaaacttcaaataaaatatacagtaCGCAATTTACCTTCAAAATTGTGTGTAATTTGGGAACGTCAATCAGGCCAACGCGAATTACTGCCTACTGAGTGTTTGGATTCACCGCTGAGCGCGCAGTGGGAAACTGAAAATCAAGTTATACAATTCTTTACTACACATGAACTTAAGAATAAACCAGCAACTGAAATAGCGAAAAGTTTAGAACAACATTATCCAAATAAGCAACCCACTGTAGCGCTATTAGCGGAACGAAGTAAAAACGATTCGCACACTATCAATTCTGTACTCATAGACTTACAAGTTCTACATCAAGTAGCCACAATGCAGGTGCCACCAGTAGCTAGTGAAATTGCTGCTATGTTACGACGTTTCACCAAAGCCATAGCGGAAGCACCGTTCAAGCAACAAAGAGCCGAGTCTTTAGGCTCATTCAAAAAATTCCTGGCGAATGATAAGAAACAGTGTGTGCGTGTAGTCGGTACAAACGGTTTAGGGCGCCTTTGGCAACAACACTTAAATCGTTTGCCATTAGTCACCTTGGAAGTAGCTGAGACTATAATCGCACAATATCCATGTCCAAAACGACTTATGGATGCATACGAACGAGATGCAGATGAAGAGAAAAAGGTTATGGCCGATTTAAAGATCAATCGCGGCGCACCACAGCCATTGCAAGCGGATAGGCGTATTGGTCACGTATTGAGCGGAAAATTACATATGTTGTATAATAGCAGAGATCCGAATGCAATCATttag